In one window of Thermus aquaticus DNA:
- a CDS encoding glycosyltransferase family 2 protein, protein MGPTLSVVIPTRNRPHLLRGALLSLLRQTYPAFEAVVAEDGDGEGLGVVEALGDPRLKGVWSGGRGQVAARLRALEVAQGDLVLFLDDDDLLLDPAYLYRVARALKGGAGVAYSGGLFLTPSRDIPYEPGPLGPWLLKDNRILASGTALSRKALHDLGGLDPQMGHYWDWDLWLRAYRAGLPFRYLPGPNVGVRVHGENQSYGANLEERRRDLEALMAKHGLAGIALKDHLQLALTGL, encoded by the coding sequence ATGGGGCCCACCCTTAGCGTGGTCATCCCCACCAGGAACCGGCCCCACCTCCTCCGCGGGGCCCTCCTGAGCCTCCTCCGCCAGACCTACCCCGCCTTTGAGGCCGTGGTGGCCGAGGACGGGGACGGGGAGGGCCTTGGGGTGGTGGAAGCCCTGGGAGATCCCCGCCTCAAGGGGGTCTGGTCCGGGGGAAGGGGGCAGGTGGCGGCCAGGCTACGGGCTCTGGAGGTGGCCCAGGGGGATCTGGTCCTCTTCCTGGACGACGACGACCTTCTCCTGGATCCCGCCTACCTCTACCGGGTGGCCCGGGCCCTCAAGGGGGGCGCGGGGGTGGCCTACTCCGGGGGCCTCTTCCTGACCCCCAGCCGGGACATCCCCTACGAGCCCGGCCCCCTGGGCCCCTGGCTCCTAAAGGACAACCGCATCCTGGCCTCGGGGACCGCCCTTTCCCGCAAGGCCCTCCATGACCTCGGGGGGCTGGACCCCCAGATGGGCCACTACTGGGACTGGGACCTCTGGCTTAGGGCCTACCGGGCCGGGCTTCCCTTCCGCTACCTGCCGGGGCCCAACGTGGGGGTGCGGGTCCACGGGGAGAACCAGAGTTACGGGGCCAACCTGGAGGAGCGCAGGCGGGACCTCGAGGCCCTCATGGCCAAGCACGGCCTCGCGGGCATCGCCCTAAAGGACCACCTCCAGCTGGCCCTGACCGGCCTCTGA
- the surE gene encoding 5'/3'-nucleotidase SurE, which produces MRKILVSNDDGIYSPGLWALAEAASRFGEVVVSAPDAEQSGAGHAISIAHPLRAYPHPAPFPAYRVRGTPADCVALGMHLLGPVDLVLSGVNLGSNLGNEIWHSGTVAAAKQGFLLGASAAAFSVPMNGEEPDFAALKPWIEDVLEVLLSLEAPFLVNVNLPLTPKGMLWTRQSVRHYEGLVVPETDPMGRKVYWFAARPLREAEEGTDRWAVEQGFVSLTPLRLDLTDEARLSPSYRHGAHP; this is translated from the coding sequence ATGCGGAAAATCCTGGTCAGCAACGACGACGGCATCTACAGCCCCGGCCTCTGGGCCCTGGCGGAGGCGGCGAGCCGCTTCGGGGAGGTGGTGGTGAGCGCTCCCGACGCGGAGCAGAGCGGGGCCGGGCACGCCATCTCCATCGCCCACCCCCTCAGGGCCTACCCCCATCCCGCCCCCTTCCCCGCCTACCGGGTGCGGGGGACCCCGGCGGACTGCGTGGCCTTGGGAATGCACCTCCTGGGCCCCGTGGACCTGGTCCTCTCCGGGGTCAACCTGGGGAGCAACCTGGGGAACGAGATCTGGCACTCCGGCACCGTGGCCGCCGCCAAGCAGGGCTTCCTCCTGGGGGCCTCGGCGGCCGCCTTCAGCGTGCCCATGAACGGGGAGGAGCCCGACTTCGCCGCCCTAAAGCCCTGGATAGAGGACGTCCTGGAGGTCCTCCTCAGTCTCGAGGCGCCCTTTTTGGTCAACGTAAACCTCCCCCTCACCCCCAAGGGCATGCTCTGGACCCGGCAGTCCGTGCGCCACTACGAGGGCCTGGTGGTCCCCGAGACCGACCCCATGGGCCGGAAGGTCTACTGGTTCGCGGCGAGGCCCCTCAGGGAGGCCGAGGAGGGCACGGACCGCTGGGCGGTGGAGCAGGGCTTCGTGAGCCTCACCCCTCTTCGCCTGGACCTCACGGACGAGGCCAGGCTTTCCCCCAGCTACCGGCATGGGGCCCACCCTTAG
- a CDS encoding sugar phosphate isomerase/epimerase family protein: MDLRLSLNVQDLKAMAPRLEALGLGAEAYLDPEVLEDDELFWNAPRLRLPLSVHLPFWNLDLLSPDPEVAGLTLRRLLFGLERAVELGADRAVLHSGIPTGRTPEEALERAPLFAEALRPVVRRARALGMALFLENTHEPDPASLKVVLEALPELGFCFDASHAQVFSRTPLPGPWLALAPDHLHLNDHDGAYDRHWNLGRGLAHHEDWLGHFLEATLVLEVRGDPTPSLRWLEGFLDQTLTEAL, translated from the coding sequence ATGGACCTTCGCCTGAGCCTCAACGTGCAGGACCTCAAGGCCATGGCCCCCCGGTTGGAGGCCCTGGGCCTTGGGGCCGAGGCCTACCTGGACCCGGAGGTGCTGGAGGACGACGAGCTCTTTTGGAATGCGCCCCGCCTCCGCCTCCCCCTCTCCGTCCACCTGCCCTTCTGGAACCTGGACCTCCTTTCTCCAGACCCCGAGGTGGCGGGCCTCACCTTAAGGCGCCTCCTCTTCGGCCTGGAGCGGGCGGTGGAGCTGGGGGCCGACCGGGCGGTGCTGCACTCCGGCATCCCCACGGGCCGCACCCCGGAGGAGGCCCTGGAGCGGGCCCCCCTTTTCGCCGAGGCCCTGAGGCCCGTGGTGCGCCGGGCCCGGGCCCTGGGGATGGCCCTCTTCCTGGAGAACACCCACGAGCCTGACCCCGCTTCCCTCAAGGTGGTCCTCGAGGCCCTCCCCGAGCTGGGCTTCTGCTTTGACGCCAGCCACGCCCAGGTCTTCAGCCGCACCCCCCTTCCCGGGCCCTGGCTGGCCCTGGCCCCGGACCACCTGCACCTGAACGACCACGACGGGGCCTACGACCGGCACTGGAACCTGGGGCGGGGCCTCGCCCACCACGAGGACTGGCTGGGGCACTTCCTAGAGGCCACCCTGGTCCTAGAGGTCCGGGGGGACCCCACCCCTTCCCTGCGCTGGCTGGAGGGGTTTCTTGACCAAACCCTGACGGAGGCCCTGTAG
- a CDS encoding carbohydrate ABC transporter permease, translating to MVRASPSSARARAHRRKEEAWALGLVLPAIGLFFLFYVVPLGQAVWLSLHQEDLFGRDLRYSGLENYRQVLADPAFWKSVRTTLLFALMVVPLELLLGLLAALLVWRPYPGVAFFRTLFFLTTAVPTAVAAVAWGWFLHPVGGYLNHALKALGLSPQPWLTSPELALPTLAVVTAWAGVGFTAILLTAGLQNIPEEVLEAASVDGAGPWTRFWRVVLPLLSPTLFLVGLLVLLKSLTAFGQIHLLTRGGPMESTTVWIYRVYQDAFFNFRFAYAASEGLLLFLFLVVLAALQFRLLGRRVHYA from the coding sequence ATGGTTAGGGCATCCCCCTCTAGCGCGCGGGCCCGGGCGCACAGGCGCAAGGAAGAGGCCTGGGCCCTGGGCCTCGTCCTCCCCGCCATCGGGCTCTTCTTCCTCTTCTACGTGGTGCCCTTGGGCCAGGCGGTGTGGCTTTCCCTTCACCAGGAGGACCTCTTCGGCCGGGACCTCCGCTATAGCGGGCTGGAAAACTACCGCCAGGTGCTGGCCGACCCCGCCTTTTGGAAAAGCGTGAGGACCACGCTCCTCTTCGCCCTCATGGTGGTGCCCCTGGAGCTCCTCCTGGGCCTTCTGGCGGCCCTTCTGGTCTGGCGCCCTTACCCTGGGGTGGCCTTCTTCCGCACCCTCTTTTTCCTCACCACCGCCGTGCCCACCGCCGTGGCCGCCGTGGCCTGGGGCTGGTTCCTCCACCCCGTGGGCGGCTACCTCAACCACGCCCTTAAGGCCCTCGGCCTCTCCCCCCAGCCCTGGCTGACCAGCCCCGAGCTGGCCCTCCCCACCCTGGCCGTGGTCACCGCCTGGGCCGGGGTGGGCTTCACCGCCATCCTCCTCACGGCGGGGCTCCAGAACATCCCCGAGGAGGTCCTGGAGGCCGCCAGCGTGGACGGGGCCGGGCCCTGGACCCGGTTCTGGCGGGTGGTCCTCCCCCTCCTCTCCCCTACCCTCTTCCTGGTGGGCCTCCTGGTCCTCCTGAAAAGCCTCACCGCCTTCGGCCAGATCCACCTCCTCACCAGAGGCGGACCCATGGAGAGCACCACGGTCTGGATCTACCGGGTCTACCAGGACGCCTTCTTCAACTTCCGCTTCGCCTACGCCGCCTCCGAGGGGCTTCTCCTCTTCCTCTTCCTGGTGGTCCTGGCCGCCTTGCAGTTCCGGCTACTGGGAAGGAGGGTGCACTATGCGTAA
- a CDS encoding carbohydrate ABC transporter permease, which translates to MRKRWPTYLLASLYAFLLTLPLLVLLSASLRAPEDLFTPGLLPPRVSLEGYRAALTDYPLWRYLGNSLLVATLTTLGVLFTSLLAGYALARIPFRGQRALFGLAVALLLVPGEVTFLPLYLLVNRLDWLDTYQALILPFAASPLGVFLLRQYIKTIPEDYFDAARIDGAGHLGLIRHVALPLAAPALGALAALTFIGTWNMYLWPLVVTQSKEMQTAQIAINFILNEADAVARWNVVAAASFLVLLPTLLAFLLAQRAFVKGIALGGLKG; encoded by the coding sequence ATGCGTAAGCGCTGGCCCACCTACCTCCTGGCCTCCCTTTACGCCTTCCTCCTCACCCTTCCCCTTCTCGTCCTCCTCTCGGCCAGCCTCCGGGCCCCGGAGGACCTCTTCACCCCCGGCCTCCTGCCCCCCAGGGTGAGCCTCGAGGGCTACCGGGCCGCCCTCACCGACTACCCCCTGTGGCGCTACCTGGGCAACAGCCTCCTGGTGGCCACGCTAACCACCCTTGGGGTCCTCTTCACCAGCCTCCTCGCAGGCTACGCCCTGGCTCGCATCCCCTTCCGGGGCCAGAGGGCCCTCTTCGGCCTGGCGGTGGCCCTCCTCCTGGTCCCCGGCGAGGTCACCTTCCTCCCCCTTTACCTCCTCGTGAACCGGCTGGACTGGTTGGACACCTACCAGGCCCTAATCCTCCCCTTCGCCGCAAGCCCCCTGGGGGTCTTCCTCCTCCGCCAGTACATCAAGACCATCCCCGAGGACTACTTTGACGCCGCCCGGATAGACGGGGCAGGCCACCTGGGCCTCATCCGCCACGTGGCCCTGCCCCTCGCCGCCCCCGCCTTAGGGGCCTTGGCCGCCCTCACCTTCATCGGCACCTGGAACATGTACCTCTGGCCCCTGGTGGTGACCCAGTCCAAGGAGATGCAGACCGCCCAGATCGCCATCAACTTCATCCTGAACGAGGCGGACGCCGTGGCCCGGTGGAACGTGGTGGCCGCGGCCAGCTTCCTGGTGCTCCTGCCCACCCTTTTGGCCTTCCTGCTCGCCCAAAGGGCCTTCGTCAAGGGGATCGCCCTGGGCGGGCTGAAGGGATAG
- a CDS encoding ABC transporter substrate-binding protein, producing the protein MRKPLTVGLAALVLGTALGQKVQITFWHSMGGVLGEATEALVKEFNASQSRYEVKSQYVGSYDDGINKLLAALRAGRGYPHVIQVYDIGARIMADSGAVVPLEDLARQKGFNLDSFVPQTRSYYTVEGKLYGLAFNSSNPLLYFNMAAFQEAGLAFKPTWSLKDLEEAARKLTKKDASGKTVRYGLSIPIDSWFVEQFSYNSGQYFCNNENGRKARATAVTFDNEAAAAFLDTYARLVREGVAANTGRNWSDSQSLFSQGQAAIASYSTASLTGVLRQVGGRFPLRTAFFPYLKERNGVAIGGAALYVLKGFPAEETEAAWAFVRFLLEPKTQAKWHIATGYFPVVKGVDGIPEVRQAHVKNPNLTTAIQQLSTSKVNNISAGCLMGSFPEIRQYVAAAWEEVLRGRPAREALAEAKAKADQALARYNASVGR; encoded by the coding sequence ATGCGGAAGCCTTTAACGGTAGGTCTAGCGGCGCTGGTCCTTGGCACGGCCCTGGGCCAGAAGGTGCAGATCACCTTCTGGCACTCCATGGGCGGGGTCCTGGGGGAGGCCACGGAGGCCCTGGTCAAGGAGTTCAACGCCAGCCAGAGCAGGTACGAGGTCAAAAGCCAGTACGTGGGAAGCTACGACGACGGCATCAACAAGCTCCTGGCGGCCCTGAGGGCGGGCCGGGGCTACCCCCACGTGATCCAGGTCTACGACATCGGGGCCCGGATCATGGCGGACTCGGGCGCCGTGGTGCCCCTCGAGGACCTAGCCCGGCAGAAAGGCTTCAACCTGGACAGCTTCGTCCCCCAGACCCGGAGCTACTACACCGTGGAGGGCAAGCTCTACGGCCTCGCCTTCAACTCCTCCAACCCCCTCCTCTACTTCAACATGGCCGCCTTCCAGGAGGCGGGCCTGGCCTTCAAGCCCACCTGGAGCCTGAAGGACCTGGAGGAAGCGGCCAGGAAGCTCACCAAGAAGGACGCCTCCGGCAAGACGGTGCGCTACGGTCTCTCCATCCCCATTGACTCCTGGTTCGTGGAGCAGTTCTCCTACAACTCCGGCCAGTACTTCTGCAACAACGAGAACGGGCGCAAGGCCCGGGCCACGGCAGTGACCTTTGACAACGAGGCCGCGGCGGCCTTCCTGGACACCTACGCCCGGCTGGTGCGGGAAGGGGTGGCCGCCAACACGGGCAGGAACTGGAGCGACTCCCAAAGCCTCTTCTCCCAGGGCCAGGCGGCCATCGCCAGCTACTCCACCGCCAGCCTCACCGGGGTCCTGCGCCAGGTGGGGGGCCGCTTCCCCTTGCGCACCGCCTTCTTCCCCTACCTCAAGGAGCGGAACGGGGTGGCCATCGGCGGCGCCGCCCTCTACGTGCTGAAGGGCTTCCCGGCGGAGGAGACCGAGGCGGCCTGGGCCTTCGTGCGCTTCCTCTTGGAGCCCAAGACCCAGGCCAAGTGGCACATCGCCACGGGCTACTTCCCCGTGGTCAAGGGGGTGGACGGGATCCCCGAGGTGCGCCAGGCCCACGTGAAGAACCCCAACCTCACCACCGCCATCCAGCAGCTTTCCACCTCCAAGGTGAACAACATCTCCGCCGGGTGCCTCATGGGGAGTTTCCCCGAGATCCGCCAGTACGTGGCCGCGGCCTGGGAGGAGGTCCTGCGGGGCAGGCCCGCCAGGGAAGCCCTGGCCGAGGCCAAGGCCAAGGCCGACCAGGCCCTGGCCAGGTACAACGCCAGCGTAGGGCGCTAG
- a CDS encoding tetratricopeptide repeat protein → MGRLDLERAWELLEEGDLPEALEHAERAYRRHPKDPEARFLYGHLRFVLEGSYEGLRLMELGAKALGMEACTHLWQVYGTDFPAHLLDLARFLKQKGLPLPGDTAWAEAVLEEQELPLELAREVERSLYQEDLVSLEGFYRKRPTPYLGYLLVRLYLVRGAFLEARRLAERLDREWGGDWRVDLAVLLARFPQEGPALAEEARPLLARTPRDPHLAEGLALLALGVGEGGVALGLDRAFDPPLRARFPQLEAPLAAAERGEALLPLELFLPRGRADIPLPPFAWEALQPWLPRLEVRDLNLWTRPFLRSGLLSPEDPRLKPEARDAIRRLGALEEGRPPFVPLASLGELLGASPEEREAAMAALSLEELRHFRKEFPESLLLELYDLLHRPLPEWPERGVRRLLERDLPWGVREALRLRLELKRDPLAPLPAPEPPPGARWPEEFFYTWLLLVPPLEEVEEAFLYPLGGKGALLDWTKVFALRPLRLGVQKPWRQEPLPRGGGLQDWVRRVPLSVRTLWLADLEVEMGLELPDLLDPTALRDLIEELEPEARTLLARLAREERLPLSQVEEKVLGELERRFLAFAGAGEVGVPQDLRATLSRLL, encoded by the coding sequence ATGGGGCGTCTGGACCTGGAACGGGCCTGGGAACTTTTGGAGGAGGGCGACCTGCCTGAGGCCTTGGAGCACGCCGAGCGGGCCTACCGGAGGCACCCCAAGGACCCCGAGGCCCGCTTTCTTTACGGCCACCTCCGCTTCGTCCTGGAGGGGAGCTACGAGGGGCTCCGGCTCATGGAGCTGGGGGCCAAGGCCCTGGGCATGGAGGCTTGCACCCACCTTTGGCAGGTCTATGGGACAGACTTTCCCGCCCACCTCCTGGACCTGGCCCGCTTCCTGAAGCAAAAGGGTCTTCCCCTCCCGGGGGATACCGCCTGGGCCGAGGCGGTCTTGGAGGAGCAGGAGCTCCCCCTAGAGCTGGCGCGGGAGGTTGAGAGGAGCCTCTACCAAGAGGACCTGGTTTCTCTGGAAGGCTTTTACCGGAAACGCCCTACCCCTTACCTGGGCTACCTGTTGGTGCGCCTTTACCTGGTCCGCGGGGCTTTCCTCGAGGCCAGGCGCCTGGCCGAGAGGCTGGACAGGGAGTGGGGCGGGGACTGGCGGGTAGACCTGGCGGTCCTCCTCGCCCGCTTTCCCCAGGAGGGCCCGGCCCTGGCGGAGGAAGCGCGCCCTCTCCTGGCCCGTACCCCCCGGGACCCCCACCTGGCCGAGGGGCTAGCCCTTCTGGCCCTAGGGGTAGGGGAGGGCGGGGTGGCCCTGGGGCTGGACCGCGCCTTTGACCCGCCGTTGCGGGCCCGATTCCCCCAGTTGGAAGCGCCCCTAGCGGCCGCGGAGAGGGGTGAAGCCCTGTTGCCTCTGGAGCTTTTCCTCCCTCGAGGCCGGGCGGACATCCCCCTTCCTCCCTTCGCCTGGGAGGCCCTCCAGCCCTGGTTGCCCCGCCTCGAGGTCCGCGACCTTAACCTTTGGACGAGGCCCTTCCTGCGCTCAGGCCTCCTCTCCCCGGAGGACCCCCGGCTCAAGCCGGAGGCCCGGGACGCGATCCGGCGCCTAGGGGCCCTGGAGGAGGGAAGACCTCCCTTTGTGCCCCTGGCCAGCCTGGGGGAGCTCCTCGGTGCCTCCCCCGAGGAACGGGAGGCCGCCATGGCCGCCTTATCGTTGGAGGAGCTCCGACACTTCCGGAAGGAGTTCCCGGAAAGTCTCCTTCTGGAGCTGTATGACCTCCTCCACCGGCCCCTTCCGGAGTGGCCTGAGCGAGGGGTTCGCCGCCTCCTGGAGAGGGACCTCCCCTGGGGTGTGAGGGAGGCCCTCCGCCTGCGGCTGGAGCTTAAACGGGACCCCCTGGCCCCCCTCCCTGCCCCCGAGCCTCCGCCCGGGGCTCGCTGGCCGGAGGAGTTCTTCTACACCTGGCTTCTCCTGGTCCCGCCCTTGGAGGAGGTGGAGGAGGCGTTCCTCTACCCCCTGGGCGGCAAGGGCGCACTTCTGGACTGGACGAAGGTCTTTGCCTTGCGCCCTCTGCGCCTCGGGGTCCAGAAACCCTGGCGGCAAGAGCCCCTTCCGAGGGGAGGCGGCCTCCAAGACTGGGTCCGGCGCGTGCCCTTGAGCGTCCGGACCTTATGGCTTGCCGACCTGGAAGTGGAGATGGGCCTGGAGCTACCGGACCTCCTGGACCCTACGGCCCTGAGGGACCTCATAGAGGAACTGGAACCCGAGGCCCGCACCCTCTTGGCCCGTCTGGCCCGCGAGGAACGGCTCCCCCTTTCCCAGGTGGAGGAGAAAGTCCTAGGGGAACTGGAGCGCCGCTTCCTGGCCTTCGCTGGGGCGGGAGAAGTGGGCGTGCCCCAGGACCTGAGGGCAACGCTCTCCCGGTTGCTCTGA
- a CDS encoding pyruvate kinase, with protein sequence MAARAECVMVNKGPHVLEAVALLDEVLTRMQAHRHKKTAGLRALYSWRPNP encoded by the coding sequence TTGGCGGCCCGGGCGGAGTGCGTCATGGTCAACAAGGGACCCCATGTGCTGGAGGCCGTAGCCCTCCTGGATGAGGTCCTGACCCGGATGCAGGCCCATCGGCACAAGAAAACCGCCGGGCTCCGGGCCCTCTACTCCTGGAGGCCCAACCCCTAA